One Micromonospora eburnea genomic region harbors:
- a CDS encoding nitroreductase/quinone reductase family protein, with translation MRLVNRLDVLLYGSRWLLPRRTAVLKVVGRRSRASTSVPVAITEHRGAEFLVSMLGPDANWVRNVRAAGGIAVLCRRGRDIPVVLEEVPPEHRAEILRRYLAIAPGARPHLGLEPTAPLARFRQIAPRHPAFRIVTRPAGTDHVGGGR, from the coding sequence ATGCGGCTCGTGAATCGTCTCGACGTCCTGCTGTACGGGTCCCGGTGGCTGTTGCCGCGCCGCACCGCCGTTCTCAAGGTGGTGGGGCGCCGCAGTAGGGCCAGCACCTCGGTCCCGGTCGCGATCACGGAGCACCGAGGTGCCGAATTCCTCGTGTCGATGCTCGGGCCGGACGCGAACTGGGTACGCAACGTCCGAGCCGCAGGCGGCATCGCGGTCCTCTGTCGTCGAGGTCGCGATATCCCGGTCGTGCTGGAGGAAGTCCCACCCGAGCATCGTGCTGAGATCCTGCGTCGCTACCTCGCCATCGCGCCGGGCGCGAGACCGCACCTCGGGCTTGAGCCGACGGCGCCGCTGGCGAGATTCCGCCAGATCGCACCTCGCCACCCCGCCTTCCGGATCGTTACGCGGCCGGCCGGCACCGACCACGTAGGAGGTGGCAGGTGA
- a CDS encoding TetR/AcrR family transcriptional regulator: MTGLRERWRLKAMRTIQERALDLFDERGFGAVTIEEIAAAAEVSPSSVYRYFGTKEGLLVADEFDNMSREMLEDILDPADPVGSLLRIVRAYESAPEAAADVERASRAMRSPWRRVRYFFTEPSVRMAVCAALDRASQRITPLIAATGELSETQARVAANALVFGYLAALEQWYLDGGDRPIADYVEEGMRPLREIWSPSDAAPVA; this comes from the coding sequence ATGACCGGGCTTCGTGAGCGCTGGCGACTCAAGGCCATGCGCACCATCCAGGAACGCGCTCTCGATCTGTTCGACGAGCGAGGGTTCGGCGCCGTCACGATCGAGGAGATCGCCGCCGCGGCCGAGGTCTCGCCGTCATCGGTGTACCGCTACTTCGGCACGAAGGAAGGGCTCCTCGTCGCCGACGAGTTCGACAACATGAGCCGAGAGATGCTCGAAGACATCCTGGATCCCGCGGACCCCGTCGGCAGCCTGCTCCGAATCGTCCGCGCGTACGAATCCGCCCCGGAGGCGGCCGCGGACGTGGAACGAGCGTCGCGGGCCATGAGGAGCCCGTGGCGCAGGGTTCGTTACTTCTTCACCGAGCCGTCGGTGCGGATGGCGGTGTGCGCCGCGCTCGACCGGGCGAGCCAACGGATCACTCCGCTGATCGCGGCGACCGGAGAGCTGAGCGAAACGCAGGCGCGGGTGGCCGCGAACGCCCTCGTCTTCGGCTACCTCGCCGCACTCGAACAGTGGTACCTGGACGGGGGCGACCGTCCGATCGCCGACTACGTCGAGGAAGGCATGCGACCGCTACGCGAGATCTGGTCACCCTCCGACGCCGCCCCCGTCGCATGA
- a CDS encoding MFS transporter, which translates to MTVTSTAPPAALRDNRRFRTFWIGETISQFGDRISELALPLIAVTVLAATPAQVSILTALIWLPNLLGMFVGAWVDQRTRKRRLLIVADLVRAAVLFSLPVAYLLDAVTLTQLYLVALLTGAGAVLFGMARQAFFVALVPPSAYVEANSKLGLSRAASFVAGPAIGGGLVQALTAPVALFVDVLSFLGSALLIGRIPVTEARPATPRSSTLGLVREGFVLVLRHPVMRAALGCTSTVNFFTFIATALLVLYASRGLELSAGAIGIAFGVGAVGGLAGAALAPRLSRAIGLGRTAMIGVVLFPAPLALTAFVSGPTWARITTLAAIELFSSVGVMLMDVNLNALLTSVTPDDARGRRAGAYSAVNYGIRPLGALVGGWLGTTIGLRPTLVVAGLGGALAVLWLVASPVRRIAAIGEPAAGTPS; encoded by the coding sequence ATGACCGTCACCAGCACGGCGCCCCCGGCGGCCCTGCGCGACAATCGGCGGTTTCGGACGTTCTGGATCGGCGAGACCATTTCCCAGTTCGGCGACCGGATCAGCGAGCTGGCCCTGCCGCTGATCGCTGTCACCGTCCTCGCCGCGACGCCCGCACAGGTCAGCATCCTTACCGCACTGATCTGGCTGCCCAACCTGCTGGGTATGTTCGTCGGCGCGTGGGTGGATCAGCGGACCCGCAAGCGTCGCCTGCTGATCGTGGCCGACCTGGTCCGGGCGGCGGTGCTGTTCAGCCTTCCGGTGGCCTACCTGCTGGACGCGGTTACGCTGACTCAGCTCTATCTGGTGGCCCTGCTCACCGGGGCCGGCGCGGTGCTGTTCGGCATGGCGCGCCAGGCATTCTTCGTCGCGCTCGTCCCGCCGTCGGCCTATGTGGAGGCGAACAGCAAGCTGGGCCTGAGCAGGGCGGCCTCGTTCGTGGCCGGGCCGGCCATCGGCGGCGGTCTGGTCCAGGCTCTCACCGCCCCGGTCGCGCTCTTCGTCGACGTGCTGTCCTTCCTCGGCTCCGCGCTGCTGATCGGCCGGATACCCGTGACCGAGGCCCGGCCGGCAACCCCCCGGTCATCGACGCTTGGTCTGGTCCGGGAGGGATTCGTCCTGGTACTGCGGCACCCGGTGATGCGCGCCGCTCTCGGCTGCACGAGCACGGTCAACTTCTTCACCTTCATCGCGACCGCGCTGCTCGTGCTGTACGCGAGCCGTGGCCTTGAGCTGTCGGCCGGCGCCATCGGCATCGCGTTCGGCGTCGGCGCGGTCGGTGGGCTGGCTGGTGCGGCACTGGCGCCTCGCCTCTCCCGCGCCATCGGGCTGGGCCGCACCGCGATGATCGGCGTGGTCCTCTTTCCCGCGCCCCTGGCGCTGACCGCGTTCGTGTCCGGCCCGACCTGGGCCAGAATCACGACGCTCGCCGCCATCGAGTTGTTCTCCAGCGTCGGTGTGATGCTGATGGACGTCAACCTCAACGCCCTGCTCACCTCGGTCACGCCCGACGACGCGCGGGGACGCCGGGCAGGCGCGTACAGCGCCGTCAACTACGGGATCAGGCCGCTCGGGGCCCTGGTCGGCGGCTGGCTCGGTACCACCATCGGCCTGCGACCGACACTGGTTGTCGCCGGCCTCGGCGGTGCCCTCGCCGTACTGTGGCTGGTCGCCTCTCCGGTGCGTCGCATCGCCGCCATCGGCGAACCGGCGGCTGGCACCCCTTCATGA
- a CDS encoding helix-turn-helix domain-containing protein, with protein sequence MSLKNPYGDVELTGPQALRALAHPVRLALLDRLQRHGPATATQLAPHVGATPSVVSWHLRHLATFGLVTDWDGATSKRERWWQAAAKGFRFTTPEDAEGRDAARHLLAEMFARSAEAPLQWSMRDEPRLDPEWRALAGMADTRFAVTVDELRQLEEAIEALLAPYVRRKDGPLPDGAQVVRMLRYLLPEPGDDSAAS encoded by the coding sequence ATGTCTCTCAAAAATCCGTACGGCGATGTGGAGTTGACCGGTCCGCAGGCGCTGCGGGCGTTGGCTCATCCGGTACGGCTGGCCCTGCTCGATCGGTTGCAGCGACACGGTCCCGCGACGGCCACCCAGCTCGCACCGCACGTCGGTGCCACACCGTCGGTCGTCAGCTGGCACCTACGGCACCTCGCCACCTTCGGGCTCGTCACCGACTGGGACGGCGCGACGAGTAAGCGAGAGCGGTGGTGGCAGGCGGCAGCGAAGGGCTTCCGCTTCACCACGCCGGAGGACGCGGAGGGCCGGGACGCGGCCCGGCACCTGCTCGCCGAGATGTTCGCCCGGTCCGCGGAGGCGCCCCTACAGTGGTCGATGCGGGACGAGCCGCGGCTGGATCCCGAGTGGCGGGCCCTGGCGGGGATGGCGGACACCCGGTTCGCCGTCACCGTCGACGAGTTGCGGCAGCTCGAAGAAGCGATCGAGGCGCTGCTCGCGCCGTACGTGCGACGTAAGGACGGCCCACTGCCGGACGGTGCGCAGGTCGTGCGGATGCTGCGGTATCTGCTGCCGGAGCCCGGCGACGACTCGGCGGCGTCATGA
- a CDS encoding DUF3592 domain-containing protein yields the protein MTTMESAFLVAGLACGATCLVLLRRVLIIVRLVLRGRRTRGWCAKRQMIHSASAGSAMGNSHPEFTFAFRTADGETVEFKDRPGAFGYEEGAPVRVCYDAARPHKRATIAGPDTWGPVYVRLLVALPMGLVSYVALVTLAREWGFFGPR from the coding sequence GTGACGACCATGGAGAGCGCCTTCCTGGTCGCCGGCCTGGCGTGCGGGGCGACGTGCCTCGTGCTCCTGCGCCGCGTACTGATCATCGTCAGGTTGGTGCTGCGTGGTAGGCGGACCCGGGGGTGGTGCGCGAAGCGCCAGATGATCCACAGTGCCAGCGCAGGCTCGGCGATGGGCAACTCTCACCCCGAGTTCACCTTCGCCTTTCGCACGGCCGACGGCGAGACCGTCGAGTTCAAGGATCGGCCGGGCGCCTTCGGGTACGAGGAGGGGGCACCGGTGCGGGTCTGCTACGACGCCGCGCGCCCGCACAAGCGGGCCACCATCGCGGGGCCGGACACCTGGGGCCCGGTGTATGTCCGGCTTCTCGTTGCCCTGCCGATGGGACTCGTGTCGTACGTCGCGCTGGTCACGCTGGCGCGCGAATGGGGCTTCTTCGGCCCGCGTTGA
- a CDS encoding ArsR/SmtB family transcription factor has product MRKGGRVLRIHFTAEDLGRVRVLSQPDPMWETVLSIFRLQDRGLPFVFHEWRRAVAPACSRDDLAILRALVPGGYFPDFLTPSEGQLGLDAGIEALLSTPRSRFRAELDILASRHRLPSWTRRLADGDRETVQRLADAIRGHFRSAVEPYWQQARAHIDADRARRARAILDGGTEGLLSSYLPMMRWSSPVLSVDVRHDQDVYLDGRGLLLVPSFISMSTPDFLHDHTLPQVLVYPVEHTRPVSAAASTPRRSLAALIGDTRTAVLEGIGEGSSTTELARRIGVSAASISQHTAVLRSAGLIRTGRVGKAVLHTLTPLGEALLRPGLATTA; this is encoded by the coding sequence GTGAGGAAGGGCGGCCGCGTGCTGCGGATCCACTTCACTGCCGAGGATCTCGGCCGGGTGCGGGTGCTGTCGCAGCCCGATCCCATGTGGGAGACGGTGCTCAGCATCTTCCGCCTGCAGGACCGTGGCCTGCCGTTCGTCTTCCACGAGTGGCGCCGGGCCGTCGCGCCGGCCTGTTCCCGGGACGACCTGGCGATACTGCGTGCGTTGGTGCCGGGTGGATACTTCCCGGACTTCCTGACGCCCAGCGAAGGCCAGCTCGGGTTGGACGCCGGAATCGAGGCCCTGCTCAGCACACCCCGCTCCCGATTCCGCGCCGAGCTCGACATTCTGGCCAGCCGGCACCGGCTGCCGTCGTGGACCAGGCGACTCGCCGACGGTGACCGGGAGACCGTGCAGCGCCTCGCCGACGCGATACGTGGCCACTTCCGCTCTGCCGTCGAACCGTACTGGCAGCAGGCGCGGGCCCACATCGACGCCGACCGCGCCCGGCGCGCCCGGGCCATCCTGGACGGCGGCACCGAAGGACTGCTGAGCAGCTACCTGCCGATGATGCGGTGGTCGTCGCCGGTCCTGTCGGTCGACGTGCGACACGACCAGGACGTATACCTCGACGGCCGGGGGCTGCTGCTGGTCCCGTCGTTCATTTCGATGAGCACCCCGGACTTCCTGCACGACCACACCCTGCCGCAGGTGCTGGTGTACCCGGTCGAACACACCCGGCCCGTGTCCGCCGCGGCGTCCACGCCGCGCAGATCGCTCGCAGCGCTCATCGGCGACACCCGCACCGCGGTCCTGGAGGGTATCGGCGAGGGCAGCAGCACCACCGAGCTGGCCCGCCGGATCGGGGTCAGCGCCGCGTCGATCAGTCAGCACACCGCGGTGCTGCGCAGCGCCGGGCTGATCCGTACCGGCCGCGTCGGCAAGGCGGTCCTGCACACCCTGACGCCCCTCGGGGAAGCGCTGCTCAGGCCGGGACTCGCGACCACGGCGTAG
- a CDS encoding RICIN domain-containing protein — translation MRVRKAFTALTTTCALAFAVAIAPAPAQADSWPVWYVWYISVFKPTSGVPTMVMDVVNGSSANMTPVQLWELRTSGNTLNQQWLVRSKQIDTRGNYGYEIVNKGSSKCLDRRADLGLGNGNAVQQYECTGASNQIWWPVRVGTSDWGLLKNGADGRCLDVRDVRYANGAPLQVWDCSGDWNQRWNIY, via the coding sequence ATGCGTGTCAGGAAGGCCTTCACGGCATTGACCACGACCTGCGCGTTGGCGTTCGCCGTGGCGATCGCCCCGGCGCCGGCCCAGGCCGACTCGTGGCCGGTTTGGTACGTCTGGTACATCAGCGTGTTCAAACCCACCAGCGGTGTTCCCACCATGGTGATGGACGTGGTGAACGGGTCGTCGGCCAACATGACCCCGGTGCAACTGTGGGAACTACGCACCTCGGGGAACACCCTGAACCAACAGTGGTTGGTGCGGTCGAAGCAAATCGATACGCGCGGCAACTACGGTTACGAGATCGTCAACAAGGGGTCCAGCAAGTGCCTCGACCGCCGGGCCGATCTGGGGCTGGGCAACGGCAACGCCGTACAGCAGTACGAATGCACCGGAGCGTCGAACCAGATCTGGTGGCCGGTCAGGGTCGGCACCAGCGACTGGGGCCTGTTGAAGAACGGCGCCGATGGCCGTTGCCTCGATGTCCGCGACGTCAGGTACGCCAACGGGGCGCCACTGCAGGTCTGGGACTGCAGCGGCGACTGGAACCAGCGCTGGAACATCTACTAG
- a CDS encoding CapA family protein, translating to MISTRARVAVATFAVGTALAGCATEGMDRPAAEWRPPAGTTSHATGSPSATEPAASPELRLAFAGDVHFTGRTLRLLDDPKTAFGRIAPVLRDADLTLVNLETAVTDRGTPQPKRFQFRSPATAYSALRAAGVDAVSIANNHTLDYGQVGLLDTLDAAADANFPVFGAGRDVDAAYAPWLSTVRGVRIAVLGMSQVHELAAQWKATETRPGIAMAFDGDRAVAAVRAARDQADLVIVFMHWGVEGNSCPTGEMKTFARQMATAGADIVIGTHAHTLLADGWLGKTYVHYGLGNFLWYSQSHSTDSGVLRLTVRGRTVTRSEFLPATVSGTGQPVLVSGAARKRIEDKIATAKRCTGLT from the coding sequence GTGATCAGCACCAGGGCACGTGTGGCGGTGGCGACCTTCGCGGTCGGGACCGCACTGGCCGGATGCGCCACCGAAGGGATGGACCGCCCGGCGGCCGAATGGAGGCCCCCGGCCGGGACGACGTCGCACGCCACGGGATCACCGAGCGCCACCGAACCGGCTGCGTCGCCCGAGCTGCGGCTGGCCTTCGCGGGCGACGTGCACTTCACGGGCCGTACGCTACGGCTGCTCGACGACCCGAAGACGGCATTCGGCCGGATCGCGCCGGTGCTACGCGACGCCGACCTCACCCTGGTCAACCTTGAGACGGCGGTGACGGACCGGGGCACCCCGCAGCCCAAGCGCTTTCAGTTCCGGTCGCCGGCGACCGCGTACTCGGCGCTGCGCGCGGCGGGGGTCGACGCGGTGTCGATCGCCAACAACCACACCCTCGACTACGGCCAGGTGGGGCTGCTGGACACCCTCGACGCGGCGGCGGACGCGAACTTCCCGGTGTTCGGCGCGGGACGCGACGTCGACGCGGCGTACGCGCCGTGGCTGAGCACCGTGCGGGGTGTCCGGATCGCGGTGCTGGGGATGTCGCAGGTGCACGAGCTGGCCGCGCAGTGGAAAGCGACGGAGACCCGGCCGGGAATCGCGATGGCGTTCGACGGGGACCGGGCCGTCGCCGCCGTGCGAGCAGCCCGCGATCAGGCCGACCTTGTGATCGTCTTCATGCACTGGGGCGTCGAGGGCAACTCCTGTCCGACCGGGGAGATGAAGACGTTCGCCCGCCAGATGGCCACCGCCGGGGCGGACATCGTGATCGGCACCCACGCGCACACCCTGCTCGCCGACGGTTGGCTGGGTAAGACCTACGTGCACTACGGGCTCGGCAACTTCCTCTGGTACAGCCAGTCGCACAGCACCGACTCCGGCGTCCTGCGGCTGACCGTGCGGGGGCGGACGGTGACCCGCAGCGAGTTCCTTCCGGCGACGGTGTCGGGCACCGGGCAGCCCGTGCTGGTGTCCGGCGCGGCCCGGAAGCGGATCGAGGACAAGATCGCCACCGCGAAGCGGTGCACCGGCCTCACGTGA
- a CDS encoding STM4015 family protein, whose translation MVHSHVSSFAGLPVLRFSPGMALPEDPAGVAWRLEVEDFDADPEEFAGLVQAMLDEVPGEAVRALVVGEWGEAYERPLPVDLLVAAAHRWTGLRAVFLADLVGEQCEISWLTHDDVTPLLAAYPALEVLWIRGAQGLRLAPVRHDGLRELRFQSGGLPGAVARAVGDSDLPELRRLDLWLGRSEYGGDATVDDLAGVLGGARLPALRRLALCNAEIADAIAEAVAAAPVVGRLEVLDLSMGVLTDSGGAALLAGQSLTHLRRLDLRHHYLSEEMAASVAAALPDVQVDVSDPQTVEEYNGRQYRYTAVGE comes from the coding sequence GTGGTCCACTCGCACGTGTCGTCATTCGCCGGGTTGCCGGTGCTGCGGTTCAGTCCGGGCATGGCCCTGCCCGAGGACCCAGCGGGGGTGGCCTGGCGGCTGGAGGTCGAGGACTTCGACGCGGACCCCGAGGAGTTCGCCGGACTGGTCCAGGCGATGCTCGACGAGGTTCCCGGTGAGGCTGTTCGCGCGCTGGTGGTGGGCGAGTGGGGTGAGGCGTACGAGCGGCCGCTGCCGGTCGACCTGCTGGTTGCCGCGGCACACCGGTGGACCGGTCTGCGGGCGGTGTTCCTCGCCGACCTGGTCGGCGAGCAGTGCGAGATCTCGTGGTTGACCCACGACGACGTCACCCCGTTGCTGGCGGCCTACCCTGCGCTGGAGGTGCTGTGGATCCGGGGCGCCCAGGGCCTGCGGCTGGCGCCGGTCCGGCATGACGGGCTGCGGGAGCTGCGGTTCCAGTCCGGTGGTCTGCCGGGCGCGGTGGCGCGCGCCGTCGGGGACAGCGATCTGCCGGAGTTGCGGCGGCTGGACCTGTGGCTCGGCCGCTCGGAGTACGGCGGGGACGCCACCGTGGACGACCTGGCCGGCGTGCTGGGGGGTGCCCGTCTGCCGGCGCTGCGGCGCCTGGCGCTGTGCAACGCGGAGATCGCCGACGCGATCGCCGAGGCGGTGGCCGCCGCGCCGGTCGTCGGCCGGCTGGAGGTCCTCGACCTGTCGATGGGTGTGCTCACCGACTCGGGCGGCGCCGCGCTGCTGGCCGGTCAGTCGCTGACTCATCTGCGCCGCCTGGACCTGCGACACCACTACCTCTCCGAGGAGATGGCCGCTTCGGTGGCCGCCGCGCTGCCTGACGTCCAGGTCGACGTCTCCGATCCACAGACCGTTGAGGAATACAACGGCCGGCAGTACCGCTACACCGCGGTCGGGGAGTGA
- a CDS encoding STM4015 family protein — MAFTSHARSFAGRPVVEVPVDGPLPAVDGPVSWRFARSDWDGTVKDELSKEFQTAFDRFVAQAGPSVESLVIGAWGYAAFNLAPIAQLCAAAPRLPALRALFLGDMTSEECEVSWMKVGDVSQLLAAYPALEVLRVRGGEDFDFSPVRHPRLRELAVESGGLSREFVGAVLGSDLPALTDLELWLGTPDYGGDATIGDLAPLLAGEGFPRLRRLGLRNAEIADEVAEALAAAPVVRRLERLDLSLGTLGDDGAAALLAGQPLTHLAELDLHRHYLSEPVAASVVAALPGVRVDVSARQEPDVYDGESYRYTAVSE, encoded by the coding sequence ATGGCGTTCACCTCCCACGCCCGGTCCTTCGCCGGCCGCCCGGTCGTCGAGGTTCCCGTCGATGGTCCGCTTCCGGCAGTGGACGGGCCGGTCTCGTGGCGGTTCGCCCGATCGGACTGGGACGGCACGGTCAAGGATGAGCTGTCCAAGGAATTTCAGACCGCGTTCGATCGGTTCGTCGCGCAGGCCGGGCCGTCGGTGGAGTCTCTGGTCATCGGCGCCTGGGGGTACGCCGCGTTCAACCTGGCTCCGATCGCGCAGCTCTGCGCGGCGGCACCGCGCCTGCCGGCGCTACGTGCCCTGTTCCTCGGCGACATGACCAGCGAGGAGTGCGAGGTCTCCTGGATGAAGGTCGGTGATGTCAGCCAACTGCTGGCGGCCTACCCGGCCCTGGAGGTGCTGCGGGTCCGTGGCGGCGAGGACTTCGACTTCTCCCCCGTCCGGCATCCGCGACTTCGGGAACTCGCGGTGGAGAGCGGCGGCCTGTCTCGGGAGTTCGTCGGCGCGGTGCTGGGCTCCGATCTTCCCGCGCTGACCGACCTGGAGCTGTGGCTCGGCACCCCCGACTACGGCGGTGACGCGACGATCGGGGATCTGGCGCCGCTGCTGGCCGGGGAGGGGTTCCCACGGCTGCGCCGGTTGGGACTGCGTAACGCGGAGATCGCCGACGAGGTCGCGGAGGCTCTGGCCGCCGCGCCGGTGGTCCGTCGGTTGGAACGGCTGGACCTGTCGCTGGGCACGCTCGGTGACGACGGGGCGGCCGCGCTGCTGGCCGGTCAGCCGCTGACCCATCTGGCGGAACTCGACCTGCACCGGCACTACCTGTCCGAGCCGGTGGCGGCGTCGGTGGTCGCCGCGCTGCCGGGCGTCCGGGTCGACGTGTCCGCACGGCAGGAGCCCGATGTGTACGACGGTGAGAGCTACCGGTACACGGCGGTGTCGGAGTGA
- a CDS encoding STM4014 family protein, whose translation MRLTVVGNPGNRRVDMFTRAVLAAGLPQPEVLPWAEVLAGAAPPSGGLVRVDSPGEDPRVDRLLRRSATAARHGELVGLADAYAGLVDGMARVAAGGAELLNRPEDVAVLCDKRRCHARLSAAGVPVPAALPPVGGYAQLRAAMAANGWSRVFVKPAHGSSAAGVIAFAVGPRQVQAITTIEHTPEALFNSLRVRRYTDESEVAVIVDRLAPDGLHVERWLPKAGLGDRVVDARVLVVAGRPTHTVVRAARGPLTNLHLGNARGDLAELRDAVGSQGWSAAMETCERVAACFPGSLHVGVDLMFLVGWRRHAVAEVNAFGDLLPGVLVDGRDSYAEQVHALTSGRWQRWRATVGAGPAREVIGCGA comes from the coding sequence ATGCGACTGACCGTCGTCGGCAACCCCGGTAACCGCCGGGTGGACATGTTCACCCGGGCGGTGCTGGCCGCGGGTCTGCCCCAGCCCGAGGTGCTGCCCTGGGCCGAGGTGCTGGCCGGGGCCGCGCCGCCGTCCGGCGGGCTGGTGCGGGTGGACTCGCCCGGAGAGGACCCGCGGGTCGATCGGCTGCTGCGCCGTTCGGCCACCGCCGCCCGCCACGGCGAGCTGGTCGGACTCGCCGACGCGTACGCCGGTCTGGTCGACGGCATGGCGCGGGTGGCCGCCGGTGGCGCGGAGCTGCTCAACCGGCCCGAGGACGTGGCGGTGCTCTGCGACAAGCGGCGCTGTCACGCGCGGCTGTCGGCGGCCGGGGTGCCGGTGCCGGCCGCGTTGCCGCCGGTCGGCGGATACGCCCAGCTGCGGGCGGCGATGGCGGCGAACGGCTGGAGCCGGGTGTTCGTCAAGCCCGCGCACGGATCGTCCGCCGCCGGGGTGATCGCGTTCGCGGTCGGCCCCCGGCAGGTGCAGGCGATCACCACGATCGAGCACACCCCGGAGGCGCTGTTCAACTCGCTGCGGGTGCGCCGCTACACCGACGAGTCCGAGGTCGCCGTGATCGTCGACCGGCTCGCACCCGACGGCCTGCACGTCGAACGATGGCTGCCCAAGGCCGGCCTCGGCGACCGGGTGGTCGACGCCCGGGTGCTGGTGGTCGCCGGGCGGCCCACGCACACGGTGGTCCGCGCCGCCCGCGGGCCGCTGACCAACCTGCACCTCGGCAACGCGCGCGGTGACCTCGCCGAGCTTCGGGACGCGGTCGGATCCCAGGGCTGGTCGGCGGCGATGGAGACGTGCGAGCGGGTCGCGGCGTGCTTCCCCGGCTCGCTGCACGTCGGGGTCGACCTGATGTTCCTGGTCGGCTGGCGCCGGCACGCCGTGGCCGAGGTCAACGCGTTCGGTGACCTGCTGCCCGGCGTCCTGGTCGACGGACGCGACAGCTACGCCGAGCAGGTGCACGCCCTGACCAGCGGGCGGTGGCAGCGCTGGCGGGCGACTGTCGGTGCGGGGCCCGCTCGGGAGGTGATCGGGTGCGGAGCCTGA
- a CDS encoding STM4013/SEN3800 family hydrolase codes for MRSLIGSHDLLLVTLDTLRYDVAADLVAAGRTPRLARVLPGGRWERRHSPASFTYAAHHAFFAGFLPTPAEPGGHERRYAAAFPGSETCGPDTWVFDAPDLPTALAGVGYHTLCLGGVGFFNRRSPLGAVLPGLFAEAHWEPEFGVTSPTCLDAQLDRLAEVLTRVPATQPLFTFLNVAALHQPNRHHLPGAEADSLASHAAALEYVDGRVGRLFALVTGRGRPVFTIICADHGTAYGEDGRTGHRFGHDVVWTVPYAEFTLHPGEW; via the coding sequence GTGCGGAGCCTGATCGGCAGCCACGACCTGCTCCTGGTCACCCTCGACACGCTGCGCTACGACGTGGCCGCCGACCTGGTCGCGGCCGGGCGTACCCCGCGGCTCGCGCGGGTGTTGCCCGGCGGACGCTGGGAACGACGCCACTCCCCCGCCAGCTTCACCTACGCGGCGCACCACGCCTTCTTCGCCGGCTTCCTGCCGACGCCGGCGGAACCGGGCGGGCACGAACGCCGGTACGCGGCGGCGTTCCCGGGCAGCGAGACCTGCGGCCCCGACACCTGGGTGTTCGACGCGCCAGACCTGCCGACCGCCCTCGCCGGAGTCGGTTACCACACGCTCTGCCTGGGTGGGGTCGGGTTCTTCAACCGGCGCAGCCCGCTCGGCGCGGTGCTGCCGGGCCTGTTCGCCGAGGCGCACTGGGAGCCGGAGTTCGGGGTCACCTCCCCCACCTGCCTGGACGCCCAGCTCGACCGGCTGGCCGAGGTGCTGACCCGGGTGCCGGCGACGCAGCCGTTGTTCACCTTCCTCAACGTCGCCGCGCTGCACCAGCCCAACCGGCATCATTTGCCCGGCGCCGAGGCCGACAGCCTGGCCAGCCACGCCGCCGCCCTGGAGTACGTCGACGGGCGGGTCGGCCGGCTGTTCGCCCTGGTAACCGGCCGGGGCCGGCCGGTGTTCACCATCATCTGCGCTGACCACGGCACGGCCTACGGCGAGGACGGGCGCACCGGCCACCGGTTCGGCCACGACGTGGTGTGGACCGTCCCGTACGCCGAATTCACCCTGCATCCAGGAGAATGGTGA